TGGCGGGGGCGGGGTTCAGCATCACCGGCACACCGGCCTCCTTGGCCCATCGAGCCACCGTCCGGTTCACCTCAATGGGGATTTCCAGCTGTAGCAAAACCAAATCATAGCTGCCAATCTCCTCCCGCAACCAAGAGATTTCTTCCAGCTTCAAGGTTTGATTGGCACCTGGAATCACAACAATGCGGTTTTGTGCGGTGTGCTCCATGACCTCCAGCGTTACATGTCCTACGCCGGAGCTCACGCCCTTGTGTACCGCCACATGGTCCAGATGGATGCCGGCTGCCCGCAGCGGCTCCAATAGTTTTTCTCCAAAGAGATCGTCTCCTACACAGCCCATCATGGTGACTTCAGCACCCAGACGGGCACATTGAAGTGCCTGATTGGCCCCCTTTCCCCCGGGAGCCATATGGAATTCTCTGCCATAAACGGTTTGACCAGCGGGGGGAATTCGCTCGGTGGTGGCAATGACGTCCATCACGAAACTGCCCACGGCCAAGATACGTGGTTTTCTCTGCATGTGTTGTCTACTCCTGCTTCTTGCTTCGTCGTATGGTCTATTATACGACTTTCAAAAAAAAATGCAAGAGCTTTCAAAAAAATAGAAAAAAACGATTATATTTAGTTAAAAAGTGAGATATAAGATTGAGGAGATCAACCTATCTTCCATCCGCTACAGCTGGTATTCAGGAAATCGGCACATAGCCTGTCCGTTCTACCAGCTCCTGGCCCTCCTGGGAGAGAATCCACTGCAAAAGGGCGGTTGCGGCTTCGCTTCGCTCCTCAAGAGGTGGTTCCCCCACGCGGGAGGCGGTGACAGCATAGAACGCAGAGGTGATGGGATAGCTCTCGTTCCGGATGCTCTCCCGGGTGGGCTCCACACCGTTCAGAGCCAGCAGCCGGATATCCCCATTTTGCACCATTTCTGTTGCGTAGAACCGGAAGGAGAAGCCGATGGCGTTTTGATAATTTCGATAGCTGGCCACTTCTCGGATAATGCCGCCCATCCCGGCGATGCGTTCCTCTTCCTCCGGTTCCAGCAAGGGCAAGCCCTCCATCAGCCGCAGCAGGGCGGACTGGCTGCCGCTGTTCTCCGCCCGCTGAAAGGGGCGGATGCTTTGCCGGTTGCCGCCCACCTGGGACCAGTTGGTGATCTCCCCCGTGTAGATGCCCTGAATCTCCTCTACGGACAGATTTGTGACTGGGTTGCGGCTGTTGACGAAGAAGACAAAGGCCTCCTTGCCGATCGGGGTCAGGTGCAGTTCCACCCCTGCCTCCTCCGCCATGTCCAGCTGGTCCTGGGAGGGGGCGGCGGCAAAGATCATGTCCGTATTGCCCTGTACCAGCCGCTCATAGGCTTCGATGGTGCCAGTACAGGCTACCTGCCCGTTGCCGTCGGCGGTA
This genomic window from Pusillibacter faecalis contains:
- a CDS encoding ribokinase, which codes for MQRKPRILAVGSFVMDVIATTERIPPAGQTVYGREFHMAPGGKGANQALQCARLGAEVTMMGCVGDDLFGEKLLEPLRAAGIHLDHVAVHKGVSSGVGHVTLEVMEHTAQNRIVVIPGANQTLKLEEISWLREEIGSYDLVLLQLEIPIEVNRTVARWAKEAGVPVMLNPAPATELDDELLSLVSWLIPNEQEASMETHLPLRTDAEGPLKSDLRNIAAKLWDKGVEHIVITLGGHGAVVVKADGLTYIPCVSMRHVADPTAAGDSFVGALAVGVTLGLSHAQALEFAAYTAALTVSRMGAMPSLPTLEEVLTLMRERGCQAPARLDVLKA
- a CDS encoding PstS family phosphate ABC transporter substrate-binding protein → MKKLLRAIGIAIPILLFFGGALLILFFFGSMGMFPLYVTRVIPVAGIAVMAAWILSASGYFSPKVKRGLGMCALLVCMGCVVSIGIGAYRESLATVDDRDLLLWQYEPFSEDNQLAALDGPASLELDHRQTLRLDGATALYPVYAAFVQAVYPEGEYPLYTSTADGNGQVACTGTIEAYERLVQGNTDMIFAAAPSQDQLDMAEEAGVELHLTPIGKEAFVFFVNSRNPVTNLSVEEIQGIYTGEITNWSQVGGNRQSIRPFQRAENSGSQSALLRLMEGLPLLEPEEEERIAGMGGIIREVASYRNYQNAIGFSFRFYATEMVQNGDIRLLALNGVEPTRESIRNESYPITSAFYAVTASRVGEPPLEERSEAATALLQWILSQEGQELVERTGYVPIS